The genomic segment ACCGGATTTCGCGCTGACGGACCAAGCCGGGCAGACCACTAATCTCTCGCAGTTCAAAGGCAAGGTGGTGGCGCTCACCTTTGGATATGCGCGCTGCCCCAATCCGAATTACTGCTTCCGGCTGTCGAATAATCTCGCGCAGATCAAGCGGCGGTTCCAGTCGGTTGTGGGGCGCGACCTGATGCTGGTAACAATCGTGGTCGATCCGGCGGAGGACAGGGGTAAGGCGCTGGAGGGCTACGCCGACACATGGAGGGCCGATCCCGCAGCGTGGCGGTTTCTCACCGGTTCAGTTGCCGACGTGAAGGCAGCGGCGGAGTTGTTTGGCATGAACTTCTGGAGTGATGAGGGTTTCATGACACACTCGTTCCACACGGTTGTGATCGACCGCGAAGGCAGGCTGGCTGCGAATCTGGAAGGCAATCAGTTTTCAGCAGATCAGTTGGGCGATCTGGTGGAGACGGTGCTAAACCGGCCGGATGGAGAGAACAAGGCAGAGAGGTCGGCGGCTCATCCGTAGGAAATCTAGTTACGGGCCGATCTTTCCAGTGTTGTTGGAAACAGCGCCCCCGTCTACATTGCGCGGAGAGTCAGTGGGTACGTCGAAGAGCTTGATTTGAGAGCCGGACAGCACGGCGAGCTGCGATCCGTTGGATGAGAGCGCATAGCTGGTGCGGCTGGTGACGGGCTCAGTGACGATGACGGAGAGCAGCCGCTTGCCGTCCTCCGCGCGATAGACGCGGACTTCTTCGGATTCGAGATCGGAGCTGTCGAACTCGAAGGCATCGAGATCGCGCGCAGTCTTCACAGACTTGAGCGCGAACCTGTGACCGTTGCCGGCTACTTCAATTCCGAGTTGAAGCGGAGGCACGGTTCCGCGCAGCATCAGCTTGCCGTCAGGACGCAGAACGCGGTACTCCATGCCTCCGGTCCTGTTGGTGCAAGAGGTGAGGAAGAGCAGGTCGGGCGCGAGGCTCGAAAGCCGCGGCGTGCACATCGATTCGAAGCGTGCCAGTGTGGCGGACTTATCTTCCCACGTATTCAGCGCCAAGCGATAGCCGGTGCTCGAATGCGCGAGGATGCGCACCTGGCCTTCATTAAGAAGTGTTGGCGGCATAAGGCCGGTCACGGTGCGGGTCCTGGCAATGACGTTGAAGTCCTGGTCGACGACAGCGATGTCGATGTCTTCTTCGGGTTCCTGGGCCAAATCGTCGCGCAGCTTGGCGTGGAGTTCGGGCGAATGGCGCTCGCGAATCGTGGCGAGCGCGATCAGCTCTCCATTGGGAGAGGGACGAAGAAACGCGAGCGGGCCAGCGAGGGCAAGCGTGCGTTCAGCTTTAAGGCCCGCACCATAGACACGCAGTTCGTCGCCGACGTGAACGAGGATGTGTGCAGGATCGAGCTGCCAGATGTAGCGCTGCCGATCGCGAATCTCCCAGTCGACAACGCGCAGCACGGCGCGGCTGGAGACGTCCATAAGGACCGCGCGGATCTTGCGGCCGCCGATGCGATCAGGGCCGCGCCGCACGAGTCCGCGGGAGTTGAACGTGAACAGGAGCTGATCGCCGCCGAGCCACGCCAGCGCCTGATCGTCGTCGAGCTCCTTCATGGATTTCCGGGTGCGCGGGATATACCCCACCGGGTCAAGCGAGATGGAAGCGGCAGTAAGGCCCTTAAGATTGGCAGCTTCGTCAGGCAAATCGACGCTGCATCCAGGGGGCGCGCATGTGCGCAGCGTGTCTTCCGGGATCGGATCAGGTGCGGGAGCTGGCGGGGCCGGCTGCTTGATGTTTGCTGTGATGAGGGAGGTGCTGGCTCCAGGCTCGGAACGGGGATGCGGGAGAGCAGCGGAATCTGCTGTTGCCGGTACGGTGACAAAGGCCTCCGATGCGGGCATCAGCAACATTTGTGTGAATTCGGGCAGAGACACATCGCCGCGCGCGGAGGAGACTACCGAGCTTTGCTTTGGCCCTTTGCCCACTTCGAGTTTGAGTCGAAGACCGTAGACATCGCCAGGACGGACGTTGGCTTTGGAGGGAAAGTGATGGATGACGCCCGCAAGGTCCACGTTACCGGTGTGCAGCTCTCCTATCCTGACCTGATGGGCGACCACAGCAGCAGGCACCTGGATCTGGATCTCGGGAACCGAGGCGAAGTCAGGCGGCGGCGAAGCCAATGCGACGAGGGCCAACGGAAATGAGCCGATTTCTTTGCCGCCGCACTGCGCTCCGTTGAACGAGATGGCGAGAGTGGAGCCGTCGTGGCCCTTGCGCTCGAGGGCCTCGACCGTTCCTTCGAGGATGGCGCCCTGATGCAGGACGCAGCCGGGTCCGGTCCAGTCGGCCGTGACCCTGGCAAGGATGGTTGCGCCGACGGTCAAATTACGGACATGGGCCTGCTTCAGGAACTCAGCCTGCACGGGCCTATGGCCGGGTGTGGCAGGCGCTTGTGCAAACGCCGTACTGAGGAACAACGCTATCAGGCCGGCTGTAGCCGATCGTAGTTTTGAAACTGCTCTCATTATGCCCGCGATCCCTGGGGATACAGACATTGTGCCATTGCTGAAGATAGAAGGCTACTGCCGGAGTTCCACGACCGTCGCTCCCTGGCCGCCTTCATTCTGCGGGGCTTCGGCGATGGTGGCGACGTGCGGATGGGATTTCAGGAAGTCTCGGACGCCTCGGCGCAGGATGCCGGCGCCGTGTCCGTGAATGACGCGGACGCGCGGAAGGCCAGCAAGGAATGCGCGGTCGAGATACTTCTCCAATTCATCGGTGGCTTCGTCGACGGTGCGACCGATGAGGTTGATCTCCATGCGCATGTCGTCGGAATTGGCCGGGATGACGGAGACGTGCACGCCCTTGGTGCGGCGTGCGGCGGCGAGCGGATCAGCGCGCTCGGCTGTTTGCGGCTGCGCTGACTTGACAACTTCTGCTATATCGTCGCGTTTGACGCGCATCTTGATGGGGCCAAGCGCGACTTCGAAGACATCCTTCTCGACTTCGCGCTGAATGGCAGCGATTTTGCCGCCCATCGACTTGAGGCGGACCTGGTCGCCGGCGGAGATGTGGCGAACGATGTGGGGCTGGGCGTTGGCGTCGCCTTGATCGGCGCCGGTGCGGTGGGCAACAACGGTTTGGTTGAAGCTCTCCTGGAACTCGCGGCGCATGCGGATGATGCGACGTTCCGCTTCTTTCGAGAGCTTCTGCTGCGCGGCGCGGTCTTCAATGGCCTTGACGTTTTCGCGCATCTGGAACTCGAACTCTTTCATGAGCGAGTCGAGTTTCTTCTCGAGATCGCGAACGCGGTTGCGGATTTCGACGTCGCCTTCGCGGTCGAGCCGTGCGCGCTGCTGATTGAGCAGGTACTGCTCGGCTCTCGTTTTTTTCTTGGACTCGTCGAGTTCTGCCAGTTCCGAGTGTAGGCGGTCGAGAAAGCGCGCGATGTCGACTTGCTGCGAGCCGAGACGCTGCCGCGCACCGGCGATGATCTTCGCGTTCAGGCCGAGGCGCTCTGCGGTTGCGATGCCGGCGGATGCACCGGGCACGCCGAGACGAAGCTGGTAATTCGGAACCAGCGTGACTTCGTCGACGCCCGCGGCGGCATTGAGCACGCCCGCAGTGTTGGCTCCGTAAACCTTGAGGGAGGTGTGATGCGTGGAGATGAGCGACCACGCGCCGGCGTCGAGGAAGAACTGAGCGACCGCGACAGCGAGAGCGGAGCCTTCTTCCGGGTCGGTGGCGGAGCCGAGTTCGTCGAGCAGAACGAGTGAGTTCTGGTCAGCGAGGCGCGCGAGGCGGTCGAGGTTGGTGATGTGCGCGGAGAAGGTCGACAGCGCCTCTTCGATGGATTGAGCGTCGCCGATGTCGGCTAGGAAGGCGTCGAAGATGGGGAAACTTGCCGCGCCTGCGGGCACGGGGATGCCCGCCTGCGCCATCATGCTGAGCAGAGCAACGGTTTTGAGGGTGACGGTTTTGCCACCAGTGTTGGGTCCGCTGATGATGAGCTGGCGATGCTCGCGTGTGAGCTCGAGCGTGAGCGGCACGACGGCGGTGTTCTGCTTCGCGCCCTGGGCTCGGAGGCGCTTTTCAAGTAGCGGATGCCGTGCGCCCTCAATGTGAAGGCGATCAGCGCTGATCGTCGGGGCAGCGCAGTCGTAGTTCCGCGCAAAGCGCGCGCGAGCCTGAAGGCTATCGACTAGTGCGAGGACGCGCGCGCCGTCGACCAGAGCCGTTGCATATCCGCCGACCTGGCGCGTAAGCGCGACGAAGATGCGGTGGATTTCGGCCTGCTCCTCTTCAAGAAGGCGGACGAGTTCGTTGTTCTGTTCGATGGTTTCGAGCGGCTCCACGTAGACGGTTTGGCCCGATGAACTGGCGCCGTGGACAACACCGGAGACGCGGCGCTTGAGTTCGCTGCGAACGGGAATGACGAAGCGATCGCCACGAATGGTGATCAATTCATCCTGCGTGGCTCCTTCGCCGGAGAGGCGGCGGAGCGCCGAGCGAAGGCTCTCCTCAATGACGCGCTGCTGGCGCTCCTGTTCGCGGCGAATGCGGTGCAGCTCGGGCGATGCGTCGTCGGCCAGCGAGCCGTCGGGGAGGATCTTACGCTCGATGGATTCGGCTAGTGGACGAAGCGAGATCGTCAATGTCGCAGAAAGCTCGGAGAGCCCGGGAAGCTTGCCGGCCAGTCGCGCCGATGGCTCGCGCAGAAGCGACTGCCACGCGGCGATGTCGTGAGCGATGCGCGCGATGGATTGCAACTCGGCAGCTTCCAGGGCCGCCTCGGGAATCTGGGCCTTGGCGGCGAGCTGCGTGGGATCGAAGAGGCCGCCGAGCGGGATTGAGACCTGCTCCTCAAGCAGGAGCCGGACCTCGCCGGTGAGCTGGTGCTGGCGGGTGATCCAACCTTCATCCGTCGAAGGCTGCAGGTCGACGATGGCGACACGGCCCACGGGCGATGATGCGAAGGTGGAGACCAGCGCGAGCAGAGGCTCCCACTCGAGGGCGTGGCGATCGGCGTGGGCGACAGGAGACGGGATGGGATCGAGCAACGGCATGACTGCTTCTCTTTTATGGTGACACGAGACAGGCAGGGATCAGGGATCAGCCGTCTTAGATCAGCGCATGGTCACGGATTCGCGGCGGGATTCCAATCGCGGCGGCGCGGAGAGATGGCTCGCGCTCAGGACCTCCTGCAGGACGTCTTCAATCGCATCTACGGCGGAACGTACTGAATCCGTGGCTTCAGGGTTGGCATGGTAGGTCACGCACTCAATGGCCTGAAGCGAGTTGCGGATGCGGTCGTTCATCCAGCGGATCGTCTCGAAGCGGTGGACAATCTCCAGGCGGCGTCGGCGGATGGAGATCTGCCAGCGGAACGCCACAGCGCACGTGATCGCGCCCGCCAGAAAGCTGCCGACGATGCGGACCGGTCCGCTGTCGTGGAGCCAATCGTCATAGATGAGCCACTGAAAGAAAATGGCCAGGCCAAACACGGTGAGCCCTGAGGCGAAGGACACAATCCAGATAGCGGATCGCGAGAGGATAGCTCGGGTCAGGGGAAGACCAGATTTAGGACTCATGCCGGTGTGCTCAAGGTAGCGAGGAAATCTAGCGGTACGCCTATTAGGACTGGGCAAGCGCGATTTTCGTTAGGGAGCTGGGCGGCA from the Occallatibacter riparius genome contains:
- a CDS encoding SCO family protein, producing MRRIGLGVAISALLIAQARAADEHAVQGILLQVDAAKNTIVVSCDAIPNYMDAMEMPFTVREPDELKRLTPGTTIRFTMVEENGRDYAEHVKTVAVTNYESEPTTAGRLTILHRTLNPAAAARIVQVGKPVPDFALTDQAGQTTNLSQFKGKVVALTFGYARCPNPNYCFRLSNNLAQIKRRFQSVVGRDLMLVTIVVDPAEDRGKALEGYADTWRADPAAWRFLTGSVADVKAAAELFGMNFWSDEGFMTHSFHTVVIDREGRLAANLEGNQFSADQLGDLVETVLNRPDGENKAERSAAHP
- a CDS encoding endonuclease MutS2; its protein translation is MPLLDPIPSPVAHADRHALEWEPLLALVSTFASSPVGRVAIVDLQPSTDEGWITRQHQLTGEVRLLLEEQVSIPLGGLFDPTQLAAKAQIPEAALEAAELQSIARIAHDIAAWQSLLREPSARLAGKLPGLSELSATLTISLRPLAESIERKILPDGSLADDASPELHRIRREQERQQRVIEESLRSALRRLSGEGATQDELITIRGDRFVIPVRSELKRRVSGVVHGASSSGQTVYVEPLETIEQNNELVRLLEEEQAEIHRIFVALTRQVGGYATALVDGARVLALVDSLQARARFARNYDCAAPTISADRLHIEGARHPLLEKRLRAQGAKQNTAVVPLTLELTREHRQLIISGPNTGGKTVTLKTVALLSMMAQAGIPVPAGAASFPIFDAFLADIGDAQSIEEALSTFSAHITNLDRLARLADQNSLVLLDELGSATDPEEGSALAVAVAQFFLDAGAWSLISTHHTSLKVYGANTAGVLNAAAGVDEVTLVPNYQLRLGVPGASAGIATAERLGLNAKIIAGARQRLGSQQVDIARFLDRLHSELAELDESKKKTRAEQYLLNQQRARLDREGDVEIRNRVRDLEKKLDSLMKEFEFQMRENVKAIEDRAAQQKLSKEAERRIIRMRREFQESFNQTVVAHRTGADQGDANAQPHIVRHISAGDQVRLKSMGGKIAAIQREVEKDVFEVALGPIKMRVKRDDIAEVVKSAQPQTAERADPLAAARRTKGVHVSVIPANSDDMRMEINLIGRTVDEATDELEKYLDRAFLAGLPRVRVIHGHGAGILRRGVRDFLKSHPHVATIAEAPQNEGGQGATVVELRQ